One window of Macadamia integrifolia cultivar HAES 741 unplaced genomic scaffold, SCU_Mint_v3 scaffold1659, whole genome shotgun sequence genomic DNA carries:
- the LOC122064458 gene encoding probable rhamnogalacturonate lyase B isoform X2 has protein sequence MKKVSWRENSSFCLGLLLQLFLLVDCSRKSELRRHIHESNNGEEPPLSPLLRLRIQDRYILMDNGLLQVTLSNPEGSVTTISYNGTDNLLEYRNEEDNRGYLDLVWKQPTSPGKGTFEKILGTSFKVIVEDENQIELSFTTTWDYSLGNKSVPLNIDKRFVMLQGSSGFYSYAIYEHLEGWPDFNMEETRIAFKLREDLFHYMAISDHRQRIMPMPEDRATGQPLAYPEAVILTNPTNPELKGEVDDKYQYSCENQDSRVHGWISFDPPVGFWMINPSDEFRTGGPVKQDLTSHVGPVTLSMFVSLHYAGEDLSMKFRGGEYWKKVFGPVYIYLNSAFDEEHVLALWDDAKNQMLTEVETWPYSFPASDDFLSSDQRGTVTGQLFIRDRFLEEEQIPADSAYLGLAPLGYVGSWQTEHKGYQFWTRADSDGSFLINGVRPGDYNLYGWMPGFIGDYKYDVNITISPGSNLSLDHLIYEPPRQGPTLWEIGIPDRSAAEFYVPDPNPEYINKLYLSNPNSNDKVSAPVDKFRQYGLWERYADLYPLEDLVYTVGTSDYSTDWFFAHVDRKIDNKTFQATTWRIIFQLDDMNRNQNETYMFWLALASATNSELQVRFNIPDVDPPHFTTGLIGRDNAIARHGIHGLYWLYNIEIQSDWLAVGENVIFLTQSRHLSPFEGVMYDYIRLEGPSSSS, from the exons ATACTGATGGACAATGGCCTCCTCCAAGTGACCTTATCTAACCCAGAAGGAAGTGTCACTACCATAAGCTACAATGGTACTGATAATTTACTGGAGTATCGCAATGAAGAAGATAATAGAGG CTATTTGGATCTTGTGTGGAAACAGCCTACTTCTCCTGGAAAAGGAACATTCGAGAA GATACTGGGGACAAGTTTCAAGGTTATAGTGGAAGATGAAAACCAAATTGAGCTTTCATTCACAACAACTTGGGATTACTCTCTTGGAAACAAATCCGTTCCTTTAAATATAGACAAAAG GTTTGTGATGCTGCAAGGTAGCTCTGGTTTCTACTCATATGCCATTTATGAGCATTTAGAAGGATGGCCTGATTTTAACATGGAAGAAACCAGAATTGCTTTCAAGCTCAGGGAAGACTT GTTTCACTACATGGCCATATCGGACCATAGGCAAAGGATCATGCCCATGCCGGAAGACAGGGCAACTGGTCAACCCTTGGCCTACCCGGAAGCAGTTATCTTGACCAATCCAACCAATCCTGAACTCAAGGGAGAG GTAGATGACAAGTACCAGTATTCATGTGAAAATCAAGATAGTAGGGTCCATGGTTGGATCAGCTTCGATCCTCCCGTTGGATTCTGGATGATTAATCCCAGCGATGAGTTCCGTACAGGTGGGCCTGTTAAGCAGGACCTTACCTCCCATGTGGGCCCAGTAACTCTCTCG ATGTTTGTTAGTCTTCACTATGCTGGGGAGGATCTATCAATGAAGTTCCGAGGTGGAGAGTATTGGAAAAAGGTTTTTGGTCCTGTTTACATTTATCTCAACTCGGCTTTTGATGAAGAGCATGTCCTTGCACTCTGGGATGATGCAAAAAATCAG ATGTTGACAGAAGTAGAAACCTGGCCATACAGTTTCCCAGCTTCTGATGACTTCCTTTCTTCTGATCAACGCGGCACTGTTACTGGTCAATTATTTATCCGAGACAG GTTCCTTGAAGAAGAACAAATACCCGCCGACTCTGCCTACTTGGGGTTGGCTCCACTTGGATATGTTGGATCTTGGCAAACAGAACACAAG GGTTACCAGTTTTGGACTAGAGCTGATTCGGATGGATCTTTCTTAATAAATGGTGTTCGGCCTGGAGATTATAATCTTTATGGATGGATGCCTGGTTTTATAGGAGATTACAAATATGATGTTAATATTACTATCAGTCCAG GATCCAACTTAAGTCTTGATCATCTCATATATGAACCACCAAGGCAAGGTCCAACCTTGTGGGAGATAGGAATTCCTGATCGTTCTGCGGCTGAATTTTATGTGCCTGACCCTAACCCAGAATATATAAATAAACTTTACCTCAGTAATCCAAACAg CAATGATAAAGTTTCAGCACCTGTTGATAAATTTAGGCAATACGGGCTTTGGGAAAGGTATGCAGATTTGTATCCTCTTGAAGACCTCGTGTATACTGTGGGTACTAGTGACTACAGCACGGACTGGTTCTTTGCACATGTTGACAG GAAAATTGATAACAAAACGTTCCAAGCAACCACATGGAGGATTATATTCCAACTTGACGACATGAACAGAAACCAAAACGAAACTTACATGTTCTGGCTGGCACTCGCTTCAGCTACAAATTCTGAACTTCAG GTTCGGTTCAACATTCCGGATGTGGATCCCCCTCACTTCACAACTGGGCTGATAGGCAGAGACAATGCAATCGCTAGACATGGAATCCATGGTCTATATTGGCTTTACAACATTGAGATACAGAGTGATTGGCTTGCCGTTGGAGAAAATGTCATCTTCTTGACTCAATCAAGACATTTAAGCCCTTTTGAAGGAGTCATGTATGATTATATACGTTTGGAAGGGCCATCTAGTTCCAGTTAA